ATAAAATCCTTGTTGGATTAGACTTTGGGACTACAAAAATTTGTGCCGTAGTAGCACGCAAAAACATACACGGCAAAATTGATGTTTTAGGTATAGGCAAATCTGAATCAAGGGGAGCTATAGAGCGTGGCTCTGTGGTCAATATTGATAAAACCACAAAAGCTATCCGAAATGCGGTAGATGCAGCAAGAATTCAATCTGCTGTAGATATTCAAACCGTGTATGTAGGTATAGCAGGTGAACATATTCGTAGTTTTAACAATCATGGTATCATTACTTTTCCTGATTCGCCCCATGAAATTACAAAAGAGGATGTCAAACGTTTGTATGAAGACATGTTCCGTGTGGCATTACAACCTGGCGAACAAATTATTCATGTACTACCCCAAGAATATGAAGTAGATAATCACCGCAATGTGATGGATCCTGTGGGCATGTCAGGAGTAAGATTAGCAGGTAACTTTCACATTGTAGTGGGTAAGACTTCTGCGGTACAAAATATACTTCGTTGTGTACAACGCGCGGGACTACACGCTGAAAATATCTTTTTAGAACCTATTGCTTCCAGCGCTGCGGTTCTTTCTGAGGAAGAAAAGGAAGCAGGCACAGTATTGATAGATATTGGCGGAGGAACCACAGATGTGGTCTTTTACAAAGACAATGTCATTCGTCATACTCATATTATCCCCTTTGGCGGAAATATCATTACTAGTGATATTCGCGAAGGCTGCTCTATTATGCAAAACCAAGCCGAAGTGTTAAAAGTGCGTTTCGGTTCTGCACTACCTATGACCGTAAAACACAATGAAATAGTTACTATCCCAGGCTTACAAGGTAGACCTCCCAAAGAAATTTCTCGCTATATGTTGGCAGAAATTATTAGTGCAAGACTGCAAGAAGTGATTACTTTCATAATGAGAGACTTATATGAAAATGGATTTAAGAAAAGCGACATTGTGGGCGGAATGGTACTAACAGGCGGAGGTTCAATGCTGCGCGATATCAAAAGCTTATTTGAGTATACCACAGGATTAGACTGCAGACTAGGCAACCCTTCTCAACACTTGGCTGGTGGACTAGCTGAAGAAGCTTCTAGTCCTATCTACTCTACAGCTATTGGACTGATTTTAGAGGGCTTCAAATTAGAGGAAAGTATGGAAATGGAAGAACAAGGACAGCAAGAAACCGAAGAATCTACTCCTATCTCACACCAAAAAGAACTCAACAAAATAGAAAAAAAACGTACCAAAGCTTGGCTTTCAGAGATATTTTCACGTACCAAAGAAGTTATCACAGACTCTTTCAAAAACACTAACATTGAATAATTAAAAAATCTTTACTGTATGGACAAAAGTACCTTACAAAATTGGTTGCAATATCATCAATGGAGAGTAAAAAAAACGTGCCAAAATATAGAGCAAATAGATAACTTACGCTTTCTACAAACCCTTAAAGGAAGCTTTGCAAGCCTATCTCACTTGGTCGGACATGTAGTTAGTGCGGATAGCCTGTGGCTTGCCCGCATGAACAATCAAATGGAAAAATTCCCTAAATATGAGTATTTTGAAAACACAAACACGGCAATAGAAACTTGGCTACAAGTTACTCAACAGTTTATACAGAAATTACAAAGTTTAACTGAACAGGAACTTTCAGGTACATTCTCTTATTATACTCATAGTGGTAAGTTAATTACAAACACTTATTCAGATGCCCTGCTGCACATTTTTGACCATGCCACTTACCACATAGGGCAAATAGCTTGGATAATCAGGAGCTTTGATGTAGTACCTGTTTCTACGAATTACATTTTTTATTTAAGAGAAAAATAAACTTAAATCGTATGGGATT
This is a stretch of genomic DNA from Bacteroidia bacterium. It encodes these proteins:
- the ftsA gene encoding cell division protein FtsA, encoding MNDKILVGLDFGTTKICAVVARKNIHGKIDVLGIGKSESRGAIERGSVVNIDKTTKAIRNAVDAARIQSAVDIQTVYVGIAGEHIRSFNNHGIITFPDSPHEITKEDVKRLYEDMFRVALQPGEQIIHVLPQEYEVDNHRNVMDPVGMSGVRLAGNFHIVVGKTSAVQNILRCVQRAGLHAENIFLEPIASSAAVLSEEEKEAGTVLIDIGGGTTDVVFYKDNVIRHTHIIPFGGNIITSDIREGCSIMQNQAEVLKVRFGSALPMTVKHNEIVTIPGLQGRPPKEISRYMLAEIISARLQEVITFIMRDLYENGFKKSDIVGGMVLTGGGSMLRDIKSLFEYTTGLDCRLGNPSQHLAGGLAEEASSPIYSTAIGLILEGFKLEESMEMEEQGQQETEESTPISHQKELNKIEKKRTKAWLSEIFSRTKEVITDSFKNTNIE
- a CDS encoding DinB family protein codes for the protein MDKSTLQNWLQYHQWRVKKTCQNIEQIDNLRFLQTLKGSFASLSHLVGHVVSADSLWLARMNNQMEKFPKYEYFENTNTAIETWLQVTQQFIQKLQSLTEQELSGTFSYYTHSGKLITNTYSDALLHIFDHATYHIGQIAWIIRSFDVVPVSTNYIFYLREK